In Nitrospira sp., one genomic interval encodes:
- a CDS encoding alpha/beta hydrolase, translated as MSKYIAVRKESVSVIGLLGQESSRQSSVPDRKKTSDAWSLSVAERRASRRLDTRISTLLHFQEHAWRGQTKSLSLGGLSMEFAEDIPAILNQQIVFSLKPGTEQPESAGIVCGIRVSECVLGSGRTKRGVTLAVQFVRLSPGDEQVVAMWMSEGRARPNRVHLVAALITQESEDTLIDTEARQPVVSHTARTRVALAPERPRQERRRHQRITVGLSTEVSLRLGSGGRVLPGALTTDLTSNGACLCLSAEEDLLGSELELRWVSPGVARRGSSASTPSSGCSVVGEVVWTRPGETGTLSGYRQAGGRTVLAGVRFLPVAKETEDIIEHLLGQQQGEGGTARAEGPSVISEFSECVRPSGHRIALCHDRPRTDVSDDAPIVVLAPGYGESKRDYVPLAYYLAGNGFHVVRFDNVNHVGESDGLVTQFRLEDMEADLETVLDYVASQWPGRSIGLVATSLAGRVALKVAGRVPHLGLLALINGIMDVQHTLQAVHQEDLISEHLAGVRKGVVNILGLTIDADRWLEHAVQGGYADLRSTEQDAERLHAPVVLFHAEQDAWVDPSSIEAVGAAMGANLRHSYVVPGALHRLQESPRKARTVYRQIALCCQEALWPARSMARMVEPSHREIGVQNRAERERSKKRRPMGKSDHVAFWQEYLHNFQTIPNVADFWRLMDHVYRLMGDCHHGERILDAGCGNGNLGVFLQLNQAFRQRYARRGDFRSPDYVGVDFVPTALTQAMTNFEQVGAALQGQFYEGLRAYVPMSMRVCRADLESPLPFPDRSFDRVVCNLVIGYVRDPLFTLREYLRVLAPNGRLVISNLKPYADLSAIYRSFVETAQTPDQIEEGRRLLDNSGRIKEREGEGIFHFHYQAELESLLRAAGVTHPRVYSTFGNQALIAVADKGLANVTVAA; from the coding sequence ATGTCGAAGTACATCGCTGTGCGCAAAGAGAGTGTGTCTGTGATCGGCCTGCTTGGCCAGGAGAGCAGCCGGCAATCTTCGGTTCCGGATCGGAAGAAAACCAGCGATGCCTGGTCCCTCTCTGTGGCGGAGCGGCGGGCTTCCCGGCGCCTCGATACTCGGATCTCCACCCTCCTTCACTTTCAGGAGCATGCGTGGAGAGGTCAGACGAAAAGCCTGAGCTTAGGCGGGCTCTCGATGGAATTTGCCGAGGACATCCCCGCCATCTTGAATCAGCAGATTGTGTTCAGTCTGAAGCCCGGGACCGAGCAGCCGGAGAGTGCGGGGATTGTGTGCGGAATCCGTGTTTCCGAATGTGTCCTTGGTTCAGGTCGGACGAAACGAGGGGTGACACTCGCCGTTCAGTTTGTGCGGTTGAGCCCAGGTGATGAGCAGGTGGTCGCCATGTGGATGAGCGAAGGCCGCGCACGGCCGAACAGGGTGCATCTCGTCGCCGCATTAATCACCCAGGAGAGTGAGGATACCCTTATCGACACCGAGGCCAGGCAGCCGGTCGTTTCTCATACCGCACGCACGCGCGTAGCTCTGGCGCCTGAGCGTCCACGGCAGGAGCGGCGGCGTCATCAGCGGATCACGGTTGGATTGAGCACCGAGGTCAGTCTCCGGCTGGGAAGCGGTGGTCGAGTGTTGCCGGGGGCGTTGACGACCGATTTGACGTCAAACGGGGCTTGTTTGTGTTTGTCGGCCGAAGAGGATTTGCTGGGTTCAGAGTTGGAACTGAGATGGGTGTCACCGGGTGTCGCGCGGCGAGGATCTTCTGCTTCGACGCCGTCCTCCGGCTGCTCCGTGGTGGGCGAAGTGGTATGGACAAGACCGGGAGAGACCGGTACCCTTTCCGGTTATCGGCAGGCTGGGGGGCGGACGGTGTTGGCGGGTGTGCGATTTCTCCCGGTTGCGAAAGAGACAGAGGACATCATTGAGCACCTGCTCGGGCAGCAGCAGGGCGAGGGGGGCACGGCCAGGGCGGAAGGGCCTTCCGTCATCAGTGAATTCTCGGAGTGTGTCCGCCCGTCCGGTCATCGTATCGCGCTCTGTCACGATCGGCCCCGAACCGATGTGTCGGACGATGCACCGATTGTGGTGTTGGCTCCGGGGTATGGGGAGAGCAAACGCGATTATGTGCCGTTGGCCTATTACCTGGCCGGCAATGGGTTTCATGTCGTGCGCTTCGACAATGTCAATCATGTCGGAGAGAGCGATGGGTTGGTCACACAGTTTCGCCTGGAGGATATGGAGGCCGATCTGGAGACCGTGCTGGATTACGTGGCCTCCCAATGGCCGGGTCGATCCATCGGTCTTGTGGCGACCAGCCTGGCCGGTCGTGTCGCGCTTAAGGTGGCCGGGCGAGTTCCTCACCTGGGGCTGCTGGCGCTGATTAATGGAATCATGGATGTTCAGCATACGTTGCAGGCCGTCCATCAAGAGGATCTGATCAGCGAACATCTGGCCGGTGTGCGAAAAGGAGTGGTCAACATACTCGGCCTGACCATCGATGCGGATCGTTGGCTGGAGCATGCTGTTCAGGGAGGTTATGCCGACCTCCGCAGCACCGAGCAGGACGCCGAGCGCCTTCATGCTCCCGTCGTCCTGTTTCATGCCGAGCAGGATGCCTGGGTCGATCCGTCCTCCATCGAGGCCGTCGGTGCAGCGATGGGTGCGAATCTCCGCCACTCCTATGTGGTGCCGGGCGCCTTGCATCGACTTCAAGAGAGCCCCCGGAAAGCCCGCACCGTCTACCGCCAAATTGCCCTGTGCTGTCAGGAGGCGTTGTGGCCGGCACGGTCGATGGCGCGGATGGTCGAACCATCGCATCGAGAAATCGGCGTGCAGAACCGCGCGGAACGCGAACGCAGCAAGAAACGTCGGCCGATGGGCAAGTCGGATCATGTGGCGTTCTGGCAGGAGTACTTACATAATTTCCAGACGATTCCGAACGTGGCCGATTTTTGGCGGCTCATGGATCATGTCTATCGCCTGATGGGCGACTGCCATCACGGGGAACGGATTCTGGATGCCGGGTGCGGCAACGGGAACCTCGGTGTGTTTCTGCAGCTCAATCAGGCGTTTCGCCAGCGCTATGCCCGGCGCGGAGATTTTCGCTCGCCCGACTATGTCGGGGTGGATTTTGTCCCGACGGCGCTGACACAGGCCATGACCAACTTCGAGCAGGTGGGGGCGGCGCTACAGGGGCAGTTTTATGAAGGGCTGCGAGCCTATGTGCCGATGTCGATGCGCGTCTGCCGGGCCGACCTGGAGTCTCCGCTGCCGTTTCCCGATCGTTCCTTCGACCGGGTCGTGTGTAATCTTGTGATCGGGTACGTGCGCGACCCGCTGTTCACGCTCCGGGAATATCTGCGCGTGTTGGCTCCCAATGGACGGTTGGTGATTTCCAACCTGAAGCCGTATGCCGATCTCTCGGCGATTTATCGCAGCTTTGTTGAGACGGCTCAGACGCCGGACCAAATTGAAGAAGGGCGTCGTCTCCTGGACAATTCTGGTAGAATCAAAGAGCGCGAAGGCGAAGGCATTTTTCATTTCCATTACCAGGCGGAACTAGAAAGTTTGTTGCGCGCCGCCGGCGTCACGCATCCGCGGGTCTATTCTACGTTCGGAAACCAAGCACTCATTGCCGTGGCCGATAAGGGTTTGGCGAACGTCACGGTGGCGGCATGA